From Corynebacterium frankenforstense DSM 45800, the proteins below share one genomic window:
- a CDS encoding ABC transporter permease: protein MSEATPISDAAPGTAGAPGTAGAESTGAETTASRDDRLQTSTRLQSLLRRPELSSLLGAILIFALFFAVAPAFRSLDAFATVLYASSTIGIIAVGVGLLMIGDEFDLSSGVAVTTYALVATMLNYNLWLNSWVGAAISLATALIIGALNGYLVTRTGIPSFLITLAAFLMLQGLNLAITKLVTGQVATPTISDMEGFDSARAFFASSVDVFGVQVRVTVFWWLLFVAIATVVLYRTRVGNWIFAVGGDQKAARAVGVPVRATKIGLFMTVAFCAWFVGMHNLFMFDSIQAGQGVGNEFIYIIAAVIGGCSLTGGRGTAIGTAIGALIFGMTNQGIVYAGWNPDWFKFFLGAMLLWAVLTNNSFTRWAAAGLPGRKPRTLDDAAPAARPEPGSDEARGTAARGARDAAGTRDGKRRDVVNSEGESHE, encoded by the coding sequence TTGAGCGAGGCCACCCCGATTTCCGACGCCGCGCCCGGCACCGCGGGCGCGCCCGGCACCGCGGGAGCGGAGAGCACCGGCGCGGAGACCACCGCGTCCCGCGACGACCGCCTGCAGACCTCCACCAGACTGCAGTCCCTGCTGCGCCGCCCGGAGCTGTCCAGCCTGCTCGGCGCGATCCTGATCTTCGCGCTCTTCTTCGCCGTCGCCCCGGCCTTCCGCAGCCTCGACGCCTTCGCCACGGTGCTCTACGCGTCCTCGACGATCGGCATCATCGCCGTCGGCGTGGGCCTGCTGATGATCGGCGACGAGTTCGACCTCTCCTCGGGCGTGGCCGTGACCACCTACGCGCTGGTGGCGACCATGCTCAACTACAACCTGTGGCTGAACTCCTGGGTCGGCGCGGCGATCTCGCTGGCCACCGCGCTGATCATCGGCGCGCTCAACGGCTACCTGGTCACCCGCACCGGCATCCCGTCCTTCCTGATCACCCTGGCGGCGTTCCTGATGCTGCAGGGCCTGAACCTGGCGATCACCAAGCTGGTCACCGGCCAGGTGGCCACCCCGACGATCTCGGACATGGAGGGCTTCGACTCCGCCCGCGCCTTCTTCGCCTCCTCGGTGGACGTCTTCGGCGTGCAGGTGCGCGTCACCGTCTTCTGGTGGCTGCTCTTCGTGGCGATCGCCACCGTGGTGCTCTACCGCACCCGGGTGGGCAACTGGATCTTCGCCGTCGGCGGGGACCAGAAGGCCGCCCGCGCCGTGGGTGTGCCCGTGCGCGCCACCAAGATCGGCCTGTTCATGACGGTCGCCTTCTGCGCCTGGTTCGTCGGCATGCACAACCTGTTCATGTTCGACTCGATCCAGGCCGGCCAGGGCGTGGGCAACGAGTTCATCTACATCATCGCCGCCGTCATCGGCGGCTGTTCGCTGACCGGCGGGCGCGGCACGGCCATCGGCACCGCGATCGGCGCGCTCATCTTCGGCATGACCAACCAGGGCATCGTCTACGCCGGCTGGAACCCGGACTGGTTCAAGTTCTTCCTCGGCGCGATGCTGCTGTGGGCCGTGCTGACCAACAACTCGTTCACGCGCTGGGCCGCCGCCGGCCTGCCGGGGCGAAAGCCCCGCACGCTTGACGACGCCGCGCCTGCCGCACGCCCGGAGCCCGGGTCCGACGAGGCGCGCGGCACCGCCGCGCGCGGGGCGCGCGACGCCGCAGGTACGCGCGACGGGAAGCGACGCGACGTCGTCAATTCGGAAGGGGAGTCCCATGAGTGA
- a CDS encoding VIT1/CCC1 transporter family protein, translated as MNATADPTKRPCLDPATDSPVRADGAAGSSPAHGPEHGLEHGGACPFVYEPDAPPGEEVERHPEDAASGLNERLNRLRAGVLGANDGIVSTAAVVVGVAAAGASTTAIATAGAAAVLGGAVSMALGEYVSVSSQRDTERALVAEEREDLQVKPGEEFRELVDIYRGRGLSPATARAVATELTARDPLAAHLDVHWGIEEDELVSPWAAALASFMSFLVGALVPMIAILLGPESGRIIITGVVTLAALAATGGLAAKLGGADPVKASVRVTIGGALALVATYGVGLLFE; from the coding sequence ATGAACGCAACAGCTGACCCCACCAAGAGGCCCTGCCTCGACCCCGCCACCGACTCCCCCGTCCGCGCTGACGGCGCGGCCGGCTCATCGCCCGCGCATGGGCCCGAGCACGGGCTCGAGCATGGCGGCGCCTGTCCCTTCGTCTACGAACCCGACGCCCCGCCCGGTGAGGAGGTGGAGCGCCACCCCGAGGACGCCGCGAGCGGCCTGAATGAGAGGCTCAACCGCCTGCGTGCGGGCGTGCTCGGCGCCAACGACGGCATCGTTTCGACGGCCGCCGTGGTCGTCGGTGTGGCCGCCGCCGGGGCGTCGACCACCGCCATCGCCACGGCCGGCGCCGCTGCGGTGCTCGGCGGCGCGGTCTCCATGGCCCTCGGCGAGTACGTCTCCGTGTCCAGCCAGCGCGACACCGAGCGCGCCCTGGTCGCCGAGGAGCGCGAGGACCTGCAGGTCAAGCCCGGCGAGGAGTTCCGCGAGCTGGTCGACATCTACCGCGGCCGCGGCCTGTCGCCGGCCACGGCGCGGGCGGTGGCCACTGAGCTTACGGCCCGTGACCCGCTGGCCGCGCACCTCGACGTGCACTGGGGCATCGAGGAGGACGAGCTGGTCAGCCCGTGGGCCGCGGCCCTGGCCTCCTTCATGTCCTTCCTCGTCGGCGCGCTGGTGCCGATGATCGCGATCCTGCTCGGGCCCGAGTCCGGGCGCATCATCATCACGGGCGTGGTCACCCTGGCCGCGCTGGCCGCGACCGGCGGGCTGGCCGCCAAGCTGGGCGGCGCGGACCCGGTCAAGGCGTCCGTGCGCGTCACTATCGGCGGTGCGCTGGCGCTCGTGGCGACCTACGGGGTCGGCCTGCTCTTCGAGTAG
- a CDS encoding ATP-binding cassette domain-containing protein, whose amino-acid sequence MSEPLVELRDVTKSYGPFDALRGVGFAVRAGSVTCVLGDNGAGKSTLIKVLAGLHRQTSGQLLIDGEEVRFSGPRDALDHGIATVYQDLAVVGQMSVWRNFFLGQELRGRLGWLRVDEMRETTARALAEMGIDIPDVDVPVDSLSGGQRQVLAIARAVHFGARLLILDEPTAALGVKQSGMVLRLIAAARDRGLGVVFITHNPHHAWLVGDRFVLLNLGRQTMDAAHDETSLDELTLEMSGGGELEEISEQLRA is encoded by the coding sequence ATGAGTGAGCCGCTGGTTGAACTGCGTGACGTCACCAAGTCCTACGGGCCGTTCGACGCGCTGCGCGGCGTCGGCTTCGCCGTGCGCGCCGGGTCGGTGACCTGCGTGCTCGGCGACAACGGCGCCGGCAAGTCCACGCTGATCAAGGTGCTCGCCGGGCTGCACCGGCAGACCTCCGGGCAGCTGCTCATCGACGGCGAGGAGGTGCGGTTCTCGGGCCCGCGCGACGCGCTGGACCACGGCATCGCCACGGTCTACCAGGACCTGGCCGTCGTCGGGCAGATGAGCGTGTGGCGCAACTTCTTCCTCGGTCAGGAGCTCAGGGGCCGTCTGGGCTGGCTGCGTGTCGACGAGATGCGCGAGACCACCGCGCGGGCCCTGGCCGAGATGGGCATCGACATCCCGGACGTCGACGTGCCGGTCGATTCCCTGTCGGGCGGGCAGCGCCAGGTGCTGGCGATCGCGCGCGCGGTGCACTTCGGCGCGCGCCTGCTCATCCTCGACGAGCCGACCGCCGCGCTGGGTGTCAAGCAGTCCGGGATGGTGCTGCGGCTGATCGCCGCGGCGCGCGACCGGGGCCTCGGCGTCGTGTTCATCACGCACAACCCGCACCACGCGTGGCTGGTCGGCGACCGGTTCGTGCTGCTCAACCTGGGCCGCCAGACCATGGACGCCGCCCACGACGAGACCAGCCTCGACGAGCTGACCCTCGAGATGTCCGGCGGCGGGGAGCTCGAGGAGATCTCCGAGCAGTTGCGCGCCTAG
- a CDS encoding response regulator, translating into MIPILIADDQDLVRGALAALLDTERDIEVVAECGRGDEVVDAVRAADPRPRVALLDIEMPGGGGIDAAAALHEADLGCRSLIVTTFGRPGYLRQALAAGVSGFLVKDTPPEQLAEAVRRVDSGLRVVDHTLAEESLFTPECPLTPRELEIVRAARDGASVREIASRVHLSPGTVRNHLSAVIGKTGTANRHAAVRRAEEAGWL; encoded by the coding sequence GTGATCCCGATCCTCATCGCCGACGACCAGGACCTCGTGCGCGGGGCCCTGGCCGCCCTGCTGGACACCGAGCGCGACATCGAGGTCGTCGCCGAGTGCGGCCGCGGCGACGAGGTCGTCGACGCCGTGCGCGCCGCTGACCCGCGCCCGCGGGTGGCGCTGCTCGACATCGAGATGCCCGGCGGCGGCGGGATCGACGCGGCCGCCGCCCTACACGAGGCCGACCTGGGCTGCCGCTCGCTGATCGTGACCACCTTCGGCAGGCCCGGCTACCTGCGCCAGGCGCTGGCCGCCGGGGTCAGCGGCTTCCTGGTCAAGGACACCCCGCCCGAGCAGCTCGCCGAGGCGGTGCGCCGGGTGGACTCCGGGCTGCGGGTGGTCGACCACACCCTGGCCGAGGAGTCGCTGTTCACCCCGGAGTGCCCGCTGACCCCGCGGGAGCTGGAGATCGTGCGCGCGGCCCGCGACGGCGCCTCGGTGCGCGAGATCGCCTCCCGGGTCCATCTGAGCCCGGGCACGGTGCGCAACCACCTCTCGGCGGTGATCGGCAAGACGGGCACCGCCAACCGGCACGCGGCGGTGCGCCGCGCCGAGGAGGCCGGCTGGCTGTAG
- a CDS encoding ABC transporter ATP-binding protein: protein METRRQPPATPAIRVRGLRKDFPGTGVGGHRGTVHALRGVDLEIDRGEIVALLGPNGSGKSTLIDQILGLAGPTAGHVEVFGGTPKEAVSAGRVGAALQTGGLLDDLTVNQTVRMLATTYAEHRDVGKLLEYADLTELAGRRVRKLSGGERQRLRFALTILADPDLMILDEPTTGMDATARRDFWRRMEVLARAGHTILFATHYLEEAEHFAERTVLLAKGRVIADAPTSELRDLTARRTVCVDVPRAAAARIEGAEILAEPRGARRADGAGADAAGADTAGTTAAAVDTVDTADTADNTDTVRVCVHADAAGADRLALRVLGELGGRNLTVEQNSLEDTFVALTGADDTDDEENPR, encoded by the coding sequence ATGGAAACGAGAAGACAGCCACCCGCCACCCCGGCCATCCGGGTCCGCGGCCTGCGCAAGGACTTCCCCGGCACGGGCGTCGGCGGCCACCGCGGCACCGTGCACGCCCTGCGCGGGGTCGACCTCGAGATCGACCGGGGCGAGATCGTCGCCCTGCTCGGCCCCAACGGCTCCGGAAAATCCACGCTCATCGACCAGATACTGGGCCTGGCCGGCCCCACCGCAGGCCACGTCGAGGTCTTCGGCGGCACCCCGAAGGAGGCGGTGAGCGCCGGCCGCGTCGGCGCCGCGCTGCAGACCGGCGGGCTGCTGGACGACCTCACGGTCAACCAGACCGTACGCATGTTGGCGACCACCTACGCCGAGCACCGCGACGTCGGCAAGCTCCTGGAGTACGCGGACCTGACCGAGCTGGCCGGCCGCCGGGTGCGCAAGCTCTCCGGCGGCGAGCGCCAGCGCCTGCGCTTCGCGCTGACGATCCTGGCCGACCCGGACCTGATGATCCTCGACGAGCCGACCACCGGCATGGACGCCACCGCGCGCCGCGACTTCTGGCGGCGCATGGAGGTGCTGGCGCGCGCCGGGCACACGATCCTGTTCGCCACCCACTACCTCGAGGAGGCCGAGCACTTCGCCGAGCGCACCGTGCTGCTGGCGAAGGGGAGGGTGATTGCCGACGCGCCGACCTCCGAGCTGCGCGACCTTACCGCGCGCCGCACCGTGTGCGTCGACGTGCCGCGCGCGGCCGCCGCCCGGATCGAGGGCGCCGAGATCCTCGCCGAGCCCCGCGGCGCCCGCCGCGCCGACGGAGCGGGCGCCGACGCCGCCGGCGCCGACACCGCAGGCACCACCGCCGCTGCCGTCGACACCGTCGACACCGCCGACACCGCCGACAACACAGACACCGTGCGCGTGTGCGTGCACGCCGACGCCGCCGGCGCGGACCGCCTGGCGCTGCGCGTGCTCGGCGAGCTCGGCGGGCGCAACCTGACCGTCGAGCAGAACTCCCTGGAAGACACGTTCGTCGCCCTGACCGGCGCCGACGACACCGACGACGAGGAGAACCCGCGATGA
- a CDS encoding peptidylprolyl isomerase, whose product MTLKTATAILHTNHGDITVELFGNHAPKTVANFTGLAEGSIDYSSENAAGTTSGPFYDGSIFHRIIKGFMIQGGDPTGTGMGGPGYKFEDEFHPELRFDRAYLLAMANAGPGTNGSQFFITVAPTPHLNNHHTIFGEVTDEASRKVVDEISAVATDRRDRPKEDVVIESIEVKEA is encoded by the coding sequence ATGACTCTCAAGACCGCTACCGCGATCCTGCACACCAACCACGGTGACATCACCGTCGAGCTCTTCGGCAACCACGCGCCGAAGACCGTCGCGAACTTCACCGGCCTGGCCGAGGGATCCATCGACTACAGCAGCGAGAACGCCGCCGGCACCACCTCGGGCCCGTTCTACGACGGCTCGATCTTCCACCGCATCATCAAGGGCTTCATGATCCAGGGCGGCGACCCGACCGGCACCGGCATGGGCGGCCCGGGCTACAAGTTCGAGGACGAGTTCCACCCGGAGCTGCGCTTCGACCGCGCCTACCTGCTGGCCATGGCCAACGCCGGCCCCGGCACCAACGGCTCGCAGTTCTTCATCACGGTCGCGCCGACCCCGCACCTGAACAACCACCACACCATCTTCGGTGAGGTCACCGACGAGGCCTCCCGCAAGGTCGTCGACGAGATCTCCGCGGTCGCCACCGACCGTCGCGACCGTCCGAAGGAGGACGTGGTCATCGAGTCCATCGAGGTCAAGGAGGCCTAG
- a CDS encoding AAA family ATPase, translated as MTETMTQGPEHISVRGARVHNLRDVDVDVPLHRLVGVAGVSGSGKSSLALGVLYAEGSRRYVEALSTYTRRRMSQATRAAVDSVEHVPAALALRQRPAVPGIRSTFGTSTELLNVLRLMFSRLATHVCPNGHRVAPTIDVAAETAFTCPECGAEVRAPGAEELAFNSAGACPTCEGTGTVRTVDDAALVPDPGKSIDDGAVVPWQMFGFNVQPAIAREFGVRTDVPWSELDEREREIVLDGPEEKKHITVTTKKGVHELDFTFRNARLTVTEELRRADTEKRLKRVSRFLREGTCPDCGGTRLAPAALAPRIGELNLAEVTAMTLDGVLEWAGGVAETVPADMRPMAEALVETLTGMARRLVELGLGYLSLDRAGSTLSTGERQRVQLARAVRNRTTGVLYVLDEPSIGLHPVNVDGLLGVMRDLLADGNSVVFVDHDVQILREADWLIEIGPGSGTEGGTVIAQGAPAQLPESAGSLLAGFLDGSEDPVVQPGAGAAEVFDHGAIRLETDAVHTVHPLKVEFPLGRLTAIAGVSGSGKSTLLLESLVPALQARAGAAAAGSGGSAGTAKKGKDSGNHVVPAPEHVRSLEAPEGMKVQVVDATPIGQNVRSTVATYSGVMDQLRKAYAATDTARAAGLSASDFSYNTGSLACPRCEGTGQVTLDVQFLPDVEITCPECGGGRYAPAAEAHRRGGMSLPQLLHCTVREALGHTGDLPAVHRKLGRLEELGLGYLTLGEATPSLSGGEAQRLKLVSQMHRDQTDTVFVLDEPSVGLHPLDVRTLVGVLRKLTDRGATVVVIEHDLDLIANADHVIEMGPGGGEEGGRVIATGTPAQVAGNEESVTGPYLARTLAAHAG; from the coding sequence ATGACCGAGACAATGACCCAGGGCCCCGAACACATCAGCGTGCGCGGCGCGCGCGTGCACAACCTGCGCGACGTCGACGTCGACGTCCCGCTGCACCGGCTCGTCGGCGTCGCCGGCGTCTCGGGCTCCGGCAAGTCCTCGCTCGCGCTCGGCGTGCTCTACGCGGAAGGCTCGCGCCGCTACGTCGAGGCGCTGTCGACCTACACCCGCCGCCGGATGTCGCAGGCCACGCGCGCGGCGGTCGACTCCGTCGAGCACGTGCCCGCCGCCCTGGCCCTGCGCCAGCGGCCCGCGGTGCCGGGCATCCGCTCGACCTTCGGCACCTCGACCGAGCTGCTCAACGTGCTGCGCCTGATGTTCTCGCGCCTGGCCACGCACGTCTGCCCGAACGGCCACCGCGTCGCGCCGACGATCGACGTCGCCGCCGAGACCGCCTTCACCTGCCCCGAGTGCGGCGCCGAGGTGCGCGCGCCGGGTGCGGAGGAGCTGGCCTTCAACTCCGCCGGCGCCTGCCCCACCTGCGAGGGCACCGGTACTGTGCGCACGGTTGACGACGCCGCGCTGGTCCCCGACCCCGGCAAAAGCATCGACGACGGCGCGGTGGTGCCGTGGCAGATGTTCGGCTTCAACGTGCAGCCCGCGATCGCCCGCGAGTTCGGCGTGCGCACCGACGTGCCATGGTCCGAGCTGGACGAGCGCGAGCGCGAGATCGTCCTCGACGGGCCCGAGGAGAAGAAGCACATCACCGTCACCACGAAGAAGGGCGTGCACGAGCTCGACTTCACCTTCCGCAACGCGCGCCTGACGGTCACCGAGGAGCTGCGCCGCGCCGACACCGAGAAGCGGCTGAAGCGGGTCAGCCGCTTCCTGCGCGAGGGCACCTGTCCCGACTGCGGCGGCACCCGGCTGGCCCCGGCCGCGCTCGCGCCGCGGATCGGGGAGCTCAACCTGGCCGAGGTCACCGCGATGACCCTCGACGGGGTGCTCGAGTGGGCCGGCGGGGTGGCCGAGACGGTGCCCGCCGACATGCGCCCGATGGCCGAGGCCCTGGTGGAGACCCTGACCGGCATGGCCCGCCGCCTGGTCGAGCTCGGCCTGGGTTATCTCAGCCTGGACCGGGCAGGCTCGACGCTCTCGACCGGCGAGCGCCAGCGCGTGCAGCTCGCCCGTGCGGTGCGCAACCGCACCACCGGGGTGCTCTACGTGCTCGACGAGCCCTCGATCGGCCTGCACCCGGTCAACGTCGACGGGCTGCTCGGGGTCATGCGCGACCTGCTCGCCGACGGCAACTCGGTGGTCTTCGTCGACCACGACGTGCAGATCCTGCGCGAGGCCGACTGGCTCATCGAGATCGGCCCGGGCTCGGGAACGGAGGGCGGTACCGTCATCGCCCAAGGCGCGCCGGCACAGCTGCCGGAGTCGGCAGGCTCGCTGCTGGCCGGGTTCCTGGATGGGTCCGAGGACCCCGTGGTGCAGCCCGGCGCCGGGGCCGCGGAAGTCTTCGACCACGGAGCGATCCGGCTCGAGACCGACGCGGTGCACACCGTGCATCCCCTCAAGGTCGAGTTCCCGCTGGGCCGGCTCACCGCGATCGCCGGGGTGTCCGGCTCCGGCAAGAGCACGCTGCTGCTCGAGAGCCTGGTGCCGGCGCTGCAGGCGCGGGCCGGCGCGGCCGCGGCCGGTTCCGGTGGGTCCGCGGGAACCGCGAAGAAGGGTAAGGACTCCGGGAACCACGTGGTCCCGGCGCCTGAGCACGTGCGCTCTCTCGAGGCGCCGGAGGGGATGAAGGTGCAGGTCGTCGACGCCACCCCGATCGGCCAGAACGTCCGCTCCACCGTGGCCACCTACAGCGGGGTCATGGACCAGCTGCGCAAGGCGTACGCGGCCACCGACACCGCGCGTGCGGCGGGGCTGTCGGCCTCCGACTTCTCCTACAACACCGGCTCGCTGGCCTGCCCGCGCTGCGAGGGCACCGGCCAGGTCACCCTGGACGTGCAGTTCCTCCCGGACGTCGAGATCACCTGCCCCGAGTGCGGCGGCGGCCGCTACGCGCCGGCGGCCGAGGCCCACCGGCGCGGCGGGATGTCCCTGCCGCAGCTGCTGCACTGCACGGTGCGCGAGGCCCTCGGGCACACCGGGGATCTGCCGGCCGTGCACCGGAAGCTGGGCCGGCTCGAGGAGCTCGGCCTGGGCTACCTGACCCTGGGCGAGGCGACGCCGAGCCTGTCGGGCGGCGAGGCGCAGCGGCTCAAGCTGGTCAGCCAGATGCACCGCGACCAGACCGACACGGTCTTCGTCCTCGACGAGCCGAGCGTGGGTCTGCACCCCCTCGACGTGCGCACGCTGGTCGGCGTGCTGCGCAAACTCACCGACCGGGGCGCCACCGTCGTGGTCATCGAGCACGACCTGGACCTGATCGCCAACGCCGACCACGTCATCGAGATGGGGCCGGGCGGCGGCGAGGAGGGCGGCCGCGTGATCGCCACGGGCACCCCGGCGCAGGTGGCGGGCAACGAGGAGTCGGTGACGGGGCCGTACCTGGCCCGCACCCTCGCGGCGCACGCGGGGTGA
- a CDS encoding sensor histidine kinase, with product MDGDLRRGVAASAPQDDPQVTGDGAHAPGPGGVRGRLAEWRADFRGGDSSYATIWLLLLLFPVYRGFVEGPLTGVAALVTVAAFSAFYAAGFGLAYRRPVGWSRPARCGFWVAGMLICAAAAWPFIGALVVFFAPYLAVFCAFHLRLSHSLLAVGAIIAAGVGVTALYGDGAVEAFSGTTIIVPAFLLLLAQVIQRQTRAEELAHELELTRQRETIALDVHDVLGHTLTVVNLKAEVARRLMDTDPGRARAEVEQVAELSRIALAEVRQAVTRTRRPDLPGELAAARRALETAGVEAEIDAGDEAPPFAAAVVREAVTNVVRHAQASRCRITVTPRGVEVIDDGRGMRGAAVGDGEGLAGLARRVEALGGTFTVADRETGGTHLSALLPAPKRPDARGAQGSDGDRSDGDRQDARATDRGEREDTPRAGRPGQPA from the coding sequence ATGGACGGCGATCTTCGTCGCGGCGTGGCTGCTTCTGCGCCGCAGGATGACCCGCAGGTGACCGGCGACGGCGCGCACGCCCCGGGCCCCGGCGGCGTGCGCGGCAGGCTGGCCGAGTGGCGCGCCGACTTCCGGGGCGGCGACAGCAGCTACGCCACCATCTGGCTGCTCCTGCTGCTCTTCCCGGTCTACCGCGGCTTCGTCGAGGGCCCGCTCACCGGCGTGGCGGCGCTGGTGACCGTGGCGGCCTTCAGCGCGTTCTACGCCGCCGGCTTCGGGCTGGCCTACCGCCGCCCCGTCGGCTGGAGCCGGCCTGCGCGCTGCGGATTCTGGGTCGCGGGGATGCTGATCTGCGCGGCGGCCGCCTGGCCGTTCATCGGCGCCCTGGTCGTCTTCTTCGCCCCGTACCTCGCGGTCTTCTGCGCCTTCCACCTGCGCCTCTCCCACTCGCTCCTGGCCGTGGGCGCCATCATCGCCGCGGGCGTGGGCGTCACCGCGCTCTACGGCGACGGCGCCGTCGAGGCCTTCTCCGGCACCACGATCATCGTCCCGGCCTTCCTGCTGCTGCTCGCCCAGGTCATCCAGCGCCAGACCCGCGCCGAGGAGCTCGCCCACGAGCTCGAGCTGACCCGCCAGCGCGAGACCATCGCGCTCGACGTCCACGACGTCCTGGGCCACACGCTCACGGTGGTCAACCTCAAGGCCGAGGTCGCCCGCCGCCTGATGGACACCGACCCCGGGCGCGCGCGTGCCGAGGTCGAGCAGGTCGCCGAGCTCTCCCGCATCGCGCTCGCTGAGGTCCGCCAGGCCGTCACCCGCACCCGCCGCCCGGACTTGCCCGGCGAGCTCGCCGCCGCGCGCCGGGCGCTGGAGACCGCCGGGGTCGAGGCGGAGATCGACGCCGGCGACGAGGCCCCGCCCTTCGCCGCGGCCGTGGTGCGCGAGGCCGTCACCAACGTCGTCCGCCACGCGCAGGCGAGCCGCTGCCGCATCACCGTCACGCCCCGCGGTGTCGAGGTGATTGACGACGGTCGCGGCATGCGCGGCGCCGCGGTGGGCGACGGCGAGGGGCTCGCGGGGCTCGCCCGGCGCGTGGAGGCGTTGGGCGGTACCTTCACCGTCGCCGACCGCGAAACGGGCGGCACCCACCTGAGTGCGCTGCTGCCGGCGCCGAAGCGGCCGGACGCGCGCGGTGCGCAGGGGTCGGACGGGGACCGGTCGGACGGGGACCGTCAGGACGCGCGGGCCACGGACCGCGGCGAACGGGAGGACACGCCGCGCGCCGGGCGGCCGGGGCAGCCGGCGTGA
- a CDS encoding DUF3566 domain-containing protein, which yields MAQKEVVLTRVSPMSAFRVALALSLVALVAWLVCVTILYLGLAAAGVWENVNSVIGGIGGDGIIGYGMVISLSALGGAVLALLTTALAPVGALIYNAVVDLFGGLVIEVQEN from the coding sequence GTGGCACAGAAGGAAGTAGTGCTCACCCGGGTCTCGCCCATGTCCGCGTTCCGCGTGGCGCTGGCCCTCTCGCTGGTCGCGCTTGTGGCGTGGCTGGTCTGCGTGACGATCCTCTACCTCGGCCTCGCCGCGGCCGGGGTGTGGGAGAACGTCAACTCCGTCATCGGCGGCATCGGCGGTGACGGGATCATCGGCTACGGCATGGTCATCAGCCTCTCCGCCCTCGGCGGGGCGGTGCTGGCCCTGCTGACCACCGCGCTGGCGCCCGTCGGCGCGCTGATCTACAACGCCGTGGTCGACCTCTTCGGCGGCCTCGTCATCGAGGTCCAGGAGAACTAG
- a CDS encoding substrate-binding domain-containing protein, with amino-acid sequence MRGALAAVVAVVTALALTACSATGGAPRNRGGDGEGGGGVDTPRMTVAMVSHGAPGDTFWDLVRKGAEDAAQKDNIELRYSSHPELPEQANLIRNAVDSQVDGLAVTMPNPDSLGPVVQTAVDAGIPTVGLNSGMDRYQDFGMAAFFGQEEKVAGRKAGERLGEEGAKKVLCVIHEQGNSSQESRCAGLKEGLNDTAPGGQVELLYVNGMDLTAVESTLQAKLSQDRSVDWVMGLVAPVALTAVSAREQAGAEARIATFDTNAELVGAIEDGEVEFAVDQQPYLQGYMAVDTLWLAHRNGSAPGGARPVYTGPSFVDASNVDKIAEAAKEGLR; translated from the coding sequence ATGCGCGGCGCGCTCGCGGCCGTCGTCGCCGTCGTGACCGCCCTCGCCCTGACGGCCTGTTCCGCCACCGGCGGCGCCCCGCGCAACCGCGGCGGCGACGGCGAGGGCGGCGGGGGAGTGGACACCCCGCGCATGACGGTCGCGATGGTCAGCCACGGCGCGCCGGGCGACACCTTCTGGGACCTGGTGCGCAAGGGCGCCGAGGACGCCGCGCAGAAGGACAACATCGAGCTGCGCTACTCCTCGCACCCCGAGCTTCCCGAACAGGCCAACCTCATCCGCAACGCCGTCGACTCCCAGGTCGACGGGCTGGCGGTGACCATGCCGAACCCGGACTCGCTGGGCCCGGTGGTCCAGACCGCCGTCGACGCCGGCATCCCGACCGTCGGCCTGAACTCCGGCATGGACCGCTACCAGGACTTCGGCATGGCCGCCTTCTTCGGCCAGGAGGAGAAGGTCGCCGGGCGCAAGGCCGGCGAGCGCCTCGGCGAGGAGGGTGCGAAGAAGGTCCTCTGCGTCATCCACGAGCAGGGCAACTCCTCGCAGGAGTCGCGCTGCGCGGGCCTGAAGGAGGGCCTCAACGACACCGCCCCGGGCGGCCAGGTCGAGCTGCTCTACGTCAACGGCATGGACCTCACCGCCGTCGAGTCGACGCTGCAGGCCAAGCTCTCCCAGGACCGCTCGGTCGACTGGGTCATGGGCCTGGTCGCCCCGGTCGCCCTGACCGCGGTCTCCGCGCGCGAGCAGGCCGGCGCCGAGGCCAGGATCGCCACCTTCGACACCAACGCCGAGCTCGTCGGCGCGATCGAGGACGGCGAGGTCGAGTTCGCCGTCGACCAGCAGCCGTACCTGCAGGGGTACATGGCGGTCGACACGCTGTGGCTGGCCCACCGCAACGGCTCCGCGCCCGGCGGCGCGCGCCCGGTCTACACCGGACCGAGCTTCGTCGACGCCTCCAACGTCGACAAGATCGCCGAGGCGGCCAAGGAGGGGTTGCGTTGA